ATAAAATTTCTTTTTAGTTTCAAACAAGCAACTCCTGTACTACCACTTCCCATAAACGGGTCTAAAACAATTTGACCTTCAAATGAGATTAGTTTTATTAAATGATACATCAATTTAACAGGTTTTAAAGTCGGATGAAAGTTAAAATCTTCTTTTTTTTGCCTTACTTTTGGAACTAAAAAGAACTTATCGTAACCATCTTCAAACTTTTCGGTTCTGATAATATTCGCAGGAACTCTTCCTTTTGGATGGGGATTATGTCCAACCTTTGTTTCACCTTCTGCATAATGTATTCTTGTATCTTCAATATTTAATGCAGCTGTTCCATATTTAATAATGTTTTGTGCAATAGTAAGTCCTTTTTCAATAGGCTTTTGTACTAAAATAATAGGTTCATAAGCAGGTTTTAAACCTAATCCTGCTCCTTTATATTTTTTTGCGAAATCTGATGCAGGTTCATATTTAAATTTTTCTTTGTTAGCATAATAATTTATAGCTCCATTTTTTTTGTAGCCTTGAACATAATTATATTTACCAACTACCTTGCTTGCTACACCAAGCTCTTTATCAATATCTAACGCTACATCTCTACTTTTAGGCATTCCATTTAGATATGACCAAAATAAAACATCTTTAATAACAAAACCGCTTTCTTCTAAATCTACCATTAAGCGGTGCATTAATCTAATCGATGAAAAAACAAGAGTAAAGGCTCCAGGTTTTAACAGCTGTAAACTATTTCTCCAAATTTCTTGTTTTGGCAAATCTTTATCCCATTCTTGATTTTGGTAAGAAATTCCATAAGGCGGGTCAGTAACAATGGCATCAACTGAATTGTTTGCTA
This sequence is a window from Bacteroidota bacterium. Protein-coding genes within it:
- a CDS encoding site-specific DNA-methyltransferase, with protein sequence MSEYKIYNKSCYPLSELANNSVDAIVTDPPYGISYQNQEWDKDLPKQEIWRNSLQLLKPGAFTLVFSSIRLMHRLMVDLEESGFVIKDVLFWSYLNGMPKSRDVALDIDKELGVASKVVGKYNYVQGYKKNGAINYYANKEKFKYEPASDFAKKYKGAGLGLKPAYEPIILVQKPIEKGLTIAQNIIKYGTAALNIEDTRIHYAEGETKVGHNPHPKGRVPANIIRTEKFEDGYDKFFLVPKVRQKKEDFNFHPTLKPVKLMYHLIKLISFEGQIVLDPFMGSGSTGVACLKLKRNF